A single window of Camelus dromedarius isolate mCamDro1 chromosome 20, mCamDro1.pat, whole genome shotgun sequence DNA harbors:
- the TP53INP1 gene encoding tumor protein p53-inducible nuclear protein 1 isoform X2 produces MFQRLNKMFVGEVSTSSNREPEFSEKEDDEWILVDFIDTCTGFSAVEDEEEEDVSEESPAEHPSVFSCLPASLDCLADTSDSCFLQFESCPMEESWFITPPPCFTAGGLTTIKVETSPMENLLIEHPSMSVYAVHNSCPSLSEARCGTEEFHNPSSPRARKSCL; encoded by the exons ATGTTCCAGAGACTGAATAAAATGTTTGTGGGTGAAGTCAGTACTTCTTCCAACCGAGAACCAGAATTTAGTGAGAAAGAAGATGATGAATGGATCCTTGTTGACTTCATAG ACACTTGCACTGGTTTCTCAGCAGTGGAAGACGAGGAAGAAGAAGACGTCAGTGAAGAGTCACCCGCCGAGCACCCTTCAGTCTTTTCCTGTTTACCTGCGTCTCTTGACTGCTTAGCTGATACAAGTGATTCCTGCTTCCTCCAGTTTGAGTCCTGCCCGATGGAGGAGAGCTGGTTTATCACCCCTCCCCCGTGTTTTACTGCAGGTGGATTAACCACTATCAAGGTGGAAACCAGTCCAATGGAAAACCTTCTCATCGAACATCCCAGCATGTCTGTCTACGCTGTGCATAATTCCTGCCCCAGCCTCAGTGAGGCCCGCTGTGGGACCGAGGAATTTCATAACCCAAGTAGTCCCAG GGCCAGGAAAAGCTGCTTATAA
- the TP53INP1 gene encoding tumor protein p53-inducible nuclear protein 1 isoform X1, whose protein sequence is MFQRLNKMFVGEVSTSSNREPEFSEKEDDEWILVDFIDTCTGFSAVEDEEEEDVSEESPAEHPSVFSCLPASLDCLADTSDSCFLQFESCPMEESWFITPPPCFTAGGLTTIKVETSPMENLLIEHPSMSVYAVHNSCPSLSEARCGTEEFHNPSSPRVEAENEVGQHIHCYVAALAAHTAFLEQPKSFRPSQWIKEHSERQSLNRNSLRRQNLTRDCHSRPVKHSGWAVHQPCPRQYNY, encoded by the exons ATGTTCCAGAGACTGAATAAAATGTTTGTGGGTGAAGTCAGTACTTCTTCCAACCGAGAACCAGAATTTAGTGAGAAAGAAGATGATGAATGGATCCTTGTTGACTTCATAG ACACTTGCACTGGTTTCTCAGCAGTGGAAGACGAGGAAGAAGAAGACGTCAGTGAAGAGTCACCCGCCGAGCACCCTTCAGTCTTTTCCTGTTTACCTGCGTCTCTTGACTGCTTAGCTGATACAAGTGATTCCTGCTTCCTCCAGTTTGAGTCCTGCCCGATGGAGGAGAGCTGGTTTATCACCCCTCCCCCGTGTTTTACTGCAGGTGGATTAACCACTATCAAGGTGGAAACCAGTCCAATGGAAAACCTTCTCATCGAACATCCCAGCATGTCTGTCTACGCTGTGCATAATTCCTGCCCCAGCCTCAGTGAGGCCCGCTGTGGGACCGAGGAATTTCATAACCCAAGTAGTCCCAG AGTGGAAGCGGAGAATGAAGTGGGGCAGCACATTCATTGCTATGTTGCAGCTCTCGCCGCTCATACAGCCTTTCTGGAACAACCCAAGAGCTTTCGCCCTTCCCAGTGGATAAAAGAACACAGTGAGAGACAGTCTCTGAACAGAAATAGTCTTCGTCGCCAAAATCTTACCAGGGATTGCCACTCTCGGCCAGTCAAGCACAGCGGCTGGGCTGTCCATCAGCCCTGCCCACGTCAGTACAATTACTGA